A single genomic interval of Nonomuraea rubra harbors:
- a CDS encoding proline dehydrogenase family protein, with protein MLGQLLLAASGSGLVRRTVSGFPLTRKVVQRFVAGESVQEAHAAIERLRDANLAVTVDHLGEETLDARAAEDTANAYITLLQAVEPLALGTRGEVSVKLSAVGQRLDESMALEHAREICAAAAANGSTVTLDMEDHTTVDSTLSILRKLREDYPSTGVAIQAYLFRSEQDCRDLSSEGSRVRLVKGAYREPASVAHQGKSDVDKAYVRCLRILMAGKGYPMVATHDDRMIAITELLADRFGRTIGDHEFQMLYGIRTDRQEALAGAGHTVRVYVPYGDDWYGYFMRRLAERPANVAFFLRALGGK; from the coding sequence ATGCTGGGTCAACTGCTCCTCGCCGCTTCCGGAAGCGGCCTCGTACGCCGTACCGTGTCAGGCTTCCCGCTCACGAGGAAGGTCGTGCAGCGGTTCGTCGCGGGCGAGAGCGTCCAGGAGGCCCATGCCGCGATCGAGCGGCTGCGCGACGCGAACCTCGCCGTCACCGTGGACCACCTCGGCGAGGAGACGCTCGACGCGCGGGCCGCAGAGGACACCGCGAACGCCTACATCACGCTGCTGCAGGCCGTCGAGCCGCTCGCGCTGGGCACCCGGGGCGAGGTGTCGGTGAAGCTGTCGGCCGTCGGCCAGCGGCTCGACGAGTCGATGGCGCTGGAGCACGCCCGCGAGATCTGCGCCGCCGCGGCCGCCAACGGCTCGACCGTCACGCTCGACATGGAGGACCACACCACGGTCGACTCCACGCTGTCGATCCTGCGCAAGCTGCGCGAGGACTACCCGTCCACGGGCGTGGCGATCCAGGCGTACCTGTTCCGCAGCGAGCAGGACTGCCGCGACCTGTCGTCGGAGGGCTCCCGCGTGCGCCTGGTCAAGGGCGCCTACCGCGAGCCCGCGTCGGTGGCGCACCAGGGCAAGTCGGACGTGGACAAGGCGTACGTGCGATGCCTTCGGATCCTCATGGCGGGGAAGGGGTACCCCATGGTGGCGACGCACGACGACCGCATGATCGCGATCACCGAGCTGCTCGCCGACCGCTTCGGGAGGACGATCGGCGACCACGAGTTCCAGATGCTCTACGGAATCAGGACCGACCGGCAGGAGGCCCTGGCGGGAGCCGGTCACACGGTCCGCGTGTACGTCCCCTACGGCGACGACTGGTACGGCTACTTCATGCGCCGCCTCGCGGAGCGCCCGGCCAACGTCGCCTTCTTCCTTCGTGCCCTTGGGGGTAAGTAA
- the pruA gene encoding L-glutamate gamma-semialdehyde dehydrogenase: MDAISNVPVPANERVFGYAPGSAERETLAGRIKELAGASLDLTMTIGGEQRLGGGAPIDVVQPHNHASVLGRTNDATAQDVQDAIAAALTAAPAWRSLSFDERAAIFLKAADLLAGPWRATLNAATVLGQSKSVQQAEIDAACELIDFLRFNVAYARQLYADQPISSPGVWNRMEYRPLEGFVLAITPFNFTAIAGNLPTSAALMGNVVVWKPSPTQQFAAHFTMRLLEEAGLPPGVINLVTGNGQAVSEVALGHPALAGIHFTGSTATFQHLWRTIGTNISAYHAYPRLVGETGGKDFVLAHPSADPAVLTTALVRGAFEYQGQKCSAASRAYVPRSLWSRMRDDFVATAESLTVGDVAADLSTFMGAVIDGRAFAKHKEAIDRARAASDIDVLTGSYDDSVGYFVKPTILECANPADEIFVKEYFGPILGVHVYEDRDYDRVVDQMEGIAPYALTGSIIAQDRYAIATAAERLRFAAGNFYVNDKPTGAVVGQQPFGGGRASGTNDKAGSIFNLTRWVSARAIKETFVPPTDHRYPHMG, translated from the coding sequence ATGGATGCCATCAGCAACGTCCCGGTGCCCGCGAACGAGCGCGTGTTCGGCTACGCGCCCGGCAGCGCCGAGCGGGAGACGCTGGCGGGCCGCATCAAGGAGCTGGCCGGCGCGTCGCTCGACCTGACCATGACCATCGGCGGCGAGCAGCGGCTCGGCGGCGGCGCCCCCATCGACGTGGTGCAGCCGCACAACCATGCCTCCGTCCTGGGCCGTACCAACGACGCTACGGCCCAGGACGTGCAGGACGCCATCGCGGCGGCGCTGACGGCGGCCCCGGCGTGGCGGTCGCTGTCGTTCGACGAGCGGGCGGCGATCTTCCTCAAGGCCGCGGACCTGCTGGCGGGCCCGTGGCGGGCGACGCTGAACGCGGCGACAGTCCTCGGGCAGTCGAAGTCGGTGCAGCAGGCGGAGATCGACGCGGCCTGCGAGCTGATCGACTTCCTGCGCTTCAACGTGGCCTACGCCCGCCAGCTCTACGCCGACCAGCCGATCTCGTCGCCCGGCGTGTGGAACCGGATGGAGTACCGCCCGCTCGAAGGATTCGTGCTGGCGATCACGCCGTTCAACTTCACCGCGATCGCCGGCAACCTGCCGACGTCGGCCGCGCTGATGGGCAACGTCGTCGTCTGGAAGCCGTCGCCGACGCAGCAGTTCGCCGCGCACTTCACGATGCGGCTGCTGGAGGAGGCGGGGCTGCCGCCGGGCGTGATCAACCTGGTGACGGGCAACGGGCAGGCCGTGTCCGAGGTGGCGCTGGGGCACCCGGCGCTCGCGGGCATCCACTTCACCGGCTCGACCGCGACGTTCCAGCACCTGTGGCGCACGATCGGCACCAACATCTCCGCCTACCACGCCTACCCGCGCCTGGTCGGGGAGACCGGCGGCAAGGACTTCGTGCTCGCCCACCCCTCGGCCGACCCGGCCGTGCTGACGACGGCGCTGGTCAGGGGGGCGTTCGAGTACCAGGGGCAGAAGTGCTCGGCGGCGTCGCGGGCGTACGTGCCGCGGTCGCTGTGGAGCCGCATGCGTGACGACTTCGTCGCCACCGCCGAGTCGCTGACGGTGGGCGACGTGGCGGCGGACCTGTCGACGTTCATGGGCGCGGTCATCGACGGCCGGGCGTTCGCCAAGCACAAGGAGGCGATCGACCGGGCGCGCGCGGCCTCCGACATCGACGTGCTCACCGGCTCCTACGACGACTCCGTCGGCTACTTCGTCAAGCCCACCATCCTGGAGTGCGCGAACCCGGCCGACGAGATCTTCGTCAAGGAGTACTTCGGGCCGATCCTCGGCGTGCACGTCTACGAGGACCGCGACTACGACCGGGTCGTGGACCAGATGGAGGGCATCGCGCCGTACGCGCTGACCGGGTCGATCATCGCCCAGGACCGTTACGCCATCGCCACGGCGGCCGAGCGGCTGCGCTTCGCGGCGGGCAACTTCTACGTCAACGACAAGCCGACGGGCGCCGTCGTGGGCCAGCAGCCGTTCGGCGGCGGCCGCGCGTCCGGCACCAACGACAAGGCCGGCTCGATCTTCAACCTGACGCGGTGGGTGAGCGCCCGCGCGATCAAGGAGACGTTCGTGCCGCCGACCGACCACCGTTACCCGCACATGGGCTGA
- a CDS encoding alpha/beta fold hydrolase gives MTEPQTHTLEVPGATIAYDVRAAEGSAEPILLMIGSPMDATGFTTLAGHFEDRTVVTYDPRGVSRSKRTDGLAESTPELHADDLHRLIDAIGGGPVDVFASSGGAVNALALVARHPEQVRTLVAHEPPLAKVLPDRERAMAAIKHMRETYEREGFGPAMAQFIALTGHRGEFPADPKELPVPDPAMMGLPAQDDGSRDDALLGQNLVTCTHYEPDFDALRAASTRVVIAVGAESEGEMARRGGEGAAERLGTKPVTFPSNHGGFMGNEFGMPGQPEAFAAALRQVLSA, from the coding sequence ATGACCGAGCCCCAGACCCACACCCTTGAGGTGCCCGGCGCCACCATCGCCTACGACGTGCGCGCGGCCGAGGGGAGCGCCGAGCCGATCCTGCTGATGATCGGCTCCCCGATGGACGCCACCGGCTTCACCACCCTGGCCGGCCACTTCGAGGACCGCACGGTGGTGACGTACGACCCGCGCGGGGTCTCCCGGAGCAAGCGGACCGACGGCCTGGCCGAGTCGACGCCCGAGCTGCACGCCGACGACCTGCACCGGCTGATCGACGCGATCGGCGGCGGCCCGGTCGACGTCTTCGCCAGCAGCGGGGGCGCGGTGAACGCGCTGGCGCTGGTGGCGCGGCATCCCGAGCAGGTGCGCACGCTGGTGGCGCACGAGCCGCCGCTCGCCAAGGTGCTGCCGGACCGGGAGCGGGCGATGGCCGCGATCAAGCACATGCGGGAGACGTACGAGCGTGAGGGCTTCGGGCCGGCGATGGCGCAGTTCATCGCGCTGACGGGGCACCGCGGCGAGTTCCCGGCGGATCCGAAGGAGCTGCCGGTGCCGGACCCGGCCATGATGGGCCTGCCGGCGCAGGACGACGGGTCGCGCGACGACGCGCTGCTGGGGCAGAACCTCGTCACCTGCACCCACTACGAGCCCGACTTCGACGCGCTGCGGGCCGCCTCGACCCGGGTCGTGATCGCGGTCGGTGCCGAGTCGGAGGGGGAGATGGCCCGTCGCGGGGGCGAGGGCGCGGCCGAGCGGCTCGGTACGAAGCCCGTCACCTTCCCCAGCAACCACGGAGGTTTCATGGGTAACGAGTTCGGCATGCCGGGCCAGCCCGAGGCCTTCGCCGCCGCACTGAGGCAGGTCCTGAGCGCGTAA
- a CDS encoding PucR family transcriptional regulator — MHNSADLQEIVDEIAARLGASATLEDRSFRLLAYGAQHGDIDTVRQESILRRRATGEVRDYFERYGIARAGGPVRIPADAELKVLARVCWPLRHADVTYGYLWLLDSGELTDEWLRAAAPLVARAAAALAQEARSRQDLGHGLRALLSADPEERAGASIEVPGPVAAIAVRESQDRVAALWTLPRGVLARAGSPVALLAPAHLAAEVAQTVRGAYGTAAGIGAPRDDPADAWLSWREARQALRIAEHFPRHAPIARWEDLGVHRLLARLSQADLRELAEETAALDTELAQTVEVYLDRGGHVQKTAAELGIHRQTLYYRLGKAERLTHRDLSDGDDRLAVHLGLKAARLRTHEPPSGPAATRP, encoded by the coding sequence ATGCACAACTCGGCTGACCTACAAGAGATCGTCGACGAGATCGCCGCCCGGCTGGGCGCGTCCGCGACGCTGGAGGACCGCTCGTTCCGGCTGCTGGCGTACGGGGCCCAGCACGGCGACATCGACACGGTCCGCCAGGAGTCGATCCTGCGCCGGCGCGCCACGGGCGAGGTACGCGACTACTTCGAACGCTACGGCATCGCCAGGGCCGGCGGCCCCGTCAGGATCCCCGCCGACGCCGAGCTCAAAGTGCTGGCCAGAGTCTGCTGGCCGCTGCGCCACGCCGACGTCACCTACGGCTACCTGTGGCTGCTGGACTCCGGCGAGCTGACCGACGAGTGGCTGCGGGCCGCCGCCCCGCTCGTCGCGCGCGCCGCCGCCGCGCTCGCCCAGGAGGCCAGGAGCCGCCAGGACCTCGGGCACGGCCTGCGCGCCCTGCTCTCCGCCGACCCGGAGGAGCGGGCCGGCGCCTCCATCGAGGTGCCGGGCCCGGTCGCGGCCATCGCCGTCCGCGAGTCGCAGGATCGCGTCGCCGCCCTCTGGACGCTTCCGCGCGGCGTCCTGGCCCGCGCGGGCTCCCCCGTCGCCCTGCTCGCCCCCGCCCACCTGGCGGCGGAGGTGGCGCAGACCGTGCGCGGCGCGTACGGCACCGCGGCCGGCATCGGCGCCCCCCGCGACGACCCGGCCGACGCCTGGCTGAGCTGGCGCGAGGCCCGCCAGGCGCTGCGCATCGCCGAGCACTTCCCCCGCCACGCGCCCATCGCCCGTTGGGAGGACCTGGGCGTGCACCGCCTGCTGGCCCGGCTGAGCCAGGCGGACCTGCGCGAGCTGGCCGAGGAGACCGCGGCGCTGGACACCGAGCTGGCCCAGACCGTGGAGGTCTACCTCGACCGCGGCGGCCACGTGCAGAAGACCGCCGCCGAGCTGGGCATCCACCGCCAGACGCTCTACTACCGGCTGGGCAAGGCCGAGCGCCTCACCCACCGCGACCTGTCGGACGGCGACGACCGGCTGGCCGTGCACCTGGGCCTGAAGGCGGCCCGCCTACGCACTCACGAGCCCCCGAGCGGTCCCGCTGCCACCCGCCCATGA
- a CDS encoding GlxA family transcriptional regulator: MQRRILIVVFPGFQLLDMAGPADVFGTADLIVPDGGYAVEVAAPGGGAVSAGNGVTVVAGALGEAAGTVDTLLVAGGLTVPEHVEDRELIADIVRLAAGARRVASVCNGAFLLAEAGLLDHRRVTTHWLSAGELGSRYADVEVDPDPLYIEDGDVWTSAGVLSGVDLALALVARDHGHPLARNVARGLVVYLHRPGGQSQFSTPMRAMTPRSEPLRELQAYIDANPGADLSVPALAARAGMSERHFSRVFTEQTGLSPGRYVERSRADTARRLLEVTGLPLAAVARESGLGTQETLYRVFRRHWRISPGDHRRRFHAKERREP, translated from the coding sequence ATGCAGCGACGAATCCTGATCGTCGTCTTCCCCGGGTTCCAGCTCCTCGACATGGCCGGTCCCGCCGACGTGTTCGGGACGGCGGACCTGATCGTGCCCGATGGCGGCTACGCGGTGGAGGTGGCGGCTCCGGGCGGGGGCGCCGTCAGCGCGGGGAACGGCGTCACGGTCGTGGCCGGCGCGCTCGGCGAGGCCGCGGGGACGGTCGACACGCTGCTGGTGGCGGGCGGGCTGACCGTGCCCGAGCACGTCGAGGACCGGGAGCTGATCGCCGACATCGTACGCCTGGCGGCCGGCGCCCGCCGCGTGGCCTCGGTGTGCAACGGCGCGTTCCTGCTGGCGGAGGCCGGGCTGCTGGACCACCGGCGGGTCACCACGCACTGGCTGTCCGCCGGCGAGCTCGGCAGCCGGTACGCCGACGTCGAGGTGGACCCCGACCCGCTCTACATCGAGGACGGCGACGTCTGGACCTCGGCCGGCGTGCTGTCCGGGGTGGACCTGGCGCTGGCACTGGTCGCCAGGGACCACGGCCACCCGCTCGCCAGGAACGTCGCCCGCGGCCTCGTGGTCTACCTGCACAGGCCCGGCGGGCAGAGCCAGTTCAGCACGCCGATGCGGGCCATGACGCCGCGCAGCGAGCCGCTCAGGGAGCTGCAGGCCTACATCGACGCGAACCCGGGCGCCGACCTCAGCGTGCCCGCGCTGGCCGCGCGCGCCGGGATGAGCGAGCGCCACTTCTCCCGCGTCTTCACCGAGCAGACCGGCCTGTCACCCGGCCGGTACGTCGAACGCAGCCGGGCCGACACGGCCAGGCGGCTGCTGGAGGTGACCGGCCTCCCCCTGGCCGCGGTGGCCAGGGAGTCGGGCCTCGGCACGCAGGAGACGCTCTACCGGGTCTTCCGCCGGCACTGGCGGATCTCGCCCGGCGACCACCGCAGACGATTCCACGCCAAGGAGAGGCGAGAGCCATGA
- a CDS encoding glycoside hydrolase family 16 protein — MPTRSPILAAVALAGVAALPQTAHAQTPASWGRPVLVENFNGSAIDTNRWMIYHSPQARHNPRTGKAASVSNGALRLKGGLYGGKDLSGGVATRLAQQYGRWEVRFRAEAGAGYTPVALLWPSSQDGSHSEVNFAEIVDPKRQGGGIFVHSKQGRARKVLRGDFTRWHTVAVDWLPGRLTFWMDGEKVWEYRGAHVPEGRRMGLALQNDVVCEPRCRDSSTPDTVSMYVDWVKVYKARYS, encoded by the coding sequence ATGCCTACACGCAGTCCGATCTTGGCGGCGGTGGCGCTCGCGGGCGTCGCCGCCCTCCCCCAGACCGCGCACGCACAGACCCCGGCGAGCTGGGGCCGCCCCGTGCTCGTGGAGAACTTCAACGGCTCCGCCATCGACACGAACCGCTGGATGATCTACCACTCGCCCCAGGCGCGGCACAACCCGCGCACCGGGAAGGCCGCCTCGGTCTCGAACGGCGCGCTGCGGCTGAAGGGCGGCCTGTACGGCGGCAAGGACCTGTCGGGCGGCGTGGCGACCAGGCTCGCCCAGCAGTACGGCCGGTGGGAGGTCAGGTTCAGGGCGGAGGCCGGGGCCGGGTACACGCCGGTGGCGCTGCTCTGGCCGTCCTCCCAGGACGGATCCCACTCGGAGGTCAACTTCGCCGAGATCGTCGACCCGAAGCGGCAGGGCGGCGGGATCTTCGTGCACAGCAAGCAGGGCCGTGCCAGGAAGGTGCTGCGGGGCGACTTCACGCGGTGGCACACGGTGGCGGTGGACTGGCTGCCGGGGCGGCTGACGTTCTGGATGGACGGGGAGAAGGTCTGGGAGTATCGGGGGGCGCACGTTCCGGAGGGGCGGCGGATGGGGCTGGCGTTGCAGAACGACGTGGTGTGCGAGCCGCGCTGCCGCGACTCCTCGACGCCTGACACCGTGTCGATGTACGTGGACTGGGTGAAGGTCTACAAGGCCCGCTATTCGTAG
- a CDS encoding RHS repeat-associated core domain-containing protein, producing MPGGWETLGLAGDPAPGDPVQVRALATRLLDQAKLAEDNTARLATVSGNSPALNMRGDYAAKYAEALRTLPDELAKLGRAYRGAGTALNTYAGSLEQAKTQAGSALRQGQAADEQYQGALREVRAQLPATAATGSLAEVESAVSAADPAVQAAVRPAVTRARNADADRTRARRIAEEAAGLRGDAESRAVREIEQALHGSGIQNKSWLEKAWETVSTPFRSWDDFVNLARNVAMVAGIAVLIVGTGGLAGAILLGAAVVAGAVVFADSLNKYRQGRAGLGQVVLDGIGVFPGGRQVGMLAQGAKAVAALGGLAAGVRAGGGTAMGLFRTAGIPAGATAVAGAGLRGALAGGAGRAATAAGTAWRKARQFFSKDPVHFPTGTVLLPQHDVELPGVLPLVLERTHLSSYQVGRWFGPSWASTVDQRLEIDEQGVCLALATGALLTFPHPGPDEVLPDAGPRLLLTRDPDGEVYRVTDPATGHTLHFTEIDQAEEEARVLPLTAVTDRNGNRIDLRYTGGVLAEVSHSGGYHLDIETHAGLIVAIRLREAGQTLVAYRYDEHRNLTEVINSSGLPLRFDYDEHGRLTRWIDRIGTWYAYTYDEQGRCVEGSGSDGIFDTRISYAGGITTARDSLGHETTYHYNDLLQVTEQTDPLGNTTHYQWDPYDRLLSETDPLGRTTTYTYDARSLLAITRPDGARRTLTRDALDQPATITDFDGTSWRLTYDERGNLTADPRNTYTHDEHGHLTTVTDALGQVTTIENNPAGLPIAVTDPLGAVTRYERDAFGRITAITDPLGDLTRQSWTVEGRPAARTLPGGATERWTHDAEGNLTGHTDPLGRITRLDIGPFDLPKARTTPDGARTEFTYDTELRLTQVTNPLGLTWHYTYDPAGARTGETDFNDRTLAYRFDAAGRLTERVNGAGQTTRYTRDVLGQVVEQRSGDRVTTFAYDLAGRLVQAANPETDLRLVRDDLGRITEEICNGRSLASAYDATGRRVLRRTPSGAESTWLYDEAGHPAALHTAGQTMRFTHDPAGRQTSLSFGAGVSLTQDWDPDSRLRDQTLRTAKGRVLQRRTYAYGPDGGLTGLDDLLAGRRHYDLDPAGRVTTLHGLDWTERYTYDAAGQITDARWPSSPDVQGPRTHTGTQLRRAGNVRYEYDAQGRVVLRRRKGLSAKPRTWHYTWDADDRLTELVTPDGSRWRYVYDPLGRRVAKERHDGTDRVDFTWDGFTLAEQTAAGRATVWEWEPEAVRPLTQTERVLEAGQEWIDRQFYAITTDLAGTPAELIDPEGTLAWRAGHTLWGFASQVMSAGAHCPLRFPGQYADEESDLHYNLFRYYDPASGRYTSSDPLGLSGGWNPYAYVVNPATWLDPLGLSPYPARGEINPNEVRFSQDSVSPRYRTGQTIEETAEALRNGTLSPADLPTIRLFERDGHLFTLDHRRLVAFQKAGLESVPYRMATPEEIRDEVGRKFQTRTEGIGIQIRGGEWHGPRPAD from the coding sequence ATGCCGGGCGGATGGGAAACACTCGGGCTGGCGGGCGACCCTGCGCCGGGGGACCCGGTGCAGGTGCGGGCGCTGGCCACGCGTCTCCTTGACCAGGCGAAGCTGGCCGAGGACAACACGGCCCGGCTGGCTACGGTCTCGGGCAACAGCCCGGCGCTGAACATGCGCGGCGACTACGCGGCCAAGTACGCCGAGGCCCTGCGGACGCTGCCGGATGAGCTGGCCAAGCTGGGCAGGGCCTACCGCGGCGCGGGCACCGCGCTGAACACCTACGCCGGCAGCCTGGAGCAGGCCAAGACCCAGGCAGGTAGCGCGTTGCGGCAGGGGCAGGCGGCCGACGAGCAGTACCAGGGGGCGCTGCGCGAGGTTCGGGCCCAGTTGCCCGCCACGGCGGCGACGGGCAGCCTGGCCGAGGTGGAGTCGGCGGTGAGCGCGGCCGATCCGGCGGTGCAGGCGGCGGTACGGCCCGCCGTCACCCGCGCCCGCAACGCCGACGCCGACCGCACCCGGGCCCGGCGGATCGCCGAGGAGGCGGCCGGCCTGCGCGGGGATGCCGAGTCGCGGGCGGTGCGCGAGATCGAGCAGGCCCTGCACGGCAGCGGCATCCAGAACAAGTCCTGGCTGGAGAAGGCGTGGGAGACGGTCTCCACGCCGTTCCGGTCCTGGGACGACTTCGTGAATCTGGCTCGCAACGTGGCGATGGTGGCGGGGATCGCGGTGCTGATCGTCGGCACCGGCGGGCTGGCCGGGGCGATCCTCCTGGGGGCGGCGGTGGTGGCAGGGGCGGTGGTGTTCGCCGACTCGCTGAACAAGTACCGGCAGGGCAGGGCGGGCCTGGGCCAGGTGGTCCTGGACGGGATCGGCGTGTTCCCGGGCGGCCGCCAGGTGGGGATGCTGGCGCAGGGCGCCAAGGCGGTGGCGGCGCTGGGCGGGCTGGCGGCGGGGGTACGGGCCGGTGGCGGCACCGCGATGGGCCTGTTCCGGACCGCGGGGATCCCGGCGGGCGCGACGGCGGTCGCCGGTGCGGGGTTGCGCGGGGCGCTGGCCGGCGGCGCGGGCCGGGCCGCGACGGCCGCAGGGACGGCGTGGCGGAAAGCCAGGCAGTTCTTCAGCAAGGACCCGGTGCACTTCCCGACCGGCACCGTGCTGCTCCCCCAGCACGACGTCGAGCTGCCCGGGGTGTTACCGCTGGTGCTGGAGCGCACGCATCTGTCGTCCTACCAGGTGGGCCGCTGGTTCGGCCCGTCCTGGGCCTCCACCGTCGACCAGCGGCTGGAGATCGACGAGCAGGGCGTGTGCCTGGCGCTGGCCACCGGCGCGCTGCTCACCTTCCCGCACCCCGGCCCGGACGAGGTGCTGCCGGACGCGGGACCGCGCCTGCTGCTGACCCGCGACCCCGATGGCGAGGTCTACCGGGTGACGGATCCGGCCACCGGCCACACCCTGCACTTCACCGAGATCGACCAGGCCGAGGAGGAGGCGCGGGTGCTCCCGCTGACGGCCGTCACCGACCGCAACGGCAACCGCATCGACCTGCGCTACACCGGCGGCGTGCTCGCCGAGGTGTCACATTCCGGCGGCTACCACCTCGACATCGAGACGCACGCCGGCCTGATCGTGGCGATCCGGCTGCGCGAGGCCGGCCAGACGCTGGTCGCCTACCGCTACGACGAGCACCGCAACCTGACCGAAGTGATCAACTCCTCCGGCCTGCCGCTCCGCTTCGACTACGACGAGCACGGCCGGCTGACCCGCTGGATCGACCGGATCGGCACCTGGTACGCCTACACCTACGACGAGCAGGGCAGATGCGTCGAAGGCAGCGGCAGCGACGGCATCTTCGACACTCGGATCTCCTACGCCGGCGGCATCACCACGGCCCGCGACTCCCTCGGCCACGAGACCACCTACCACTACAACGACCTGCTCCAGGTCACCGAGCAGACCGACCCGCTGGGCAACACCACCCACTACCAGTGGGACCCGTACGACCGCCTGCTGTCCGAGACAGACCCCCTGGGCCGTACGACCACCTACACCTACGACGCCCGCAGCCTGCTCGCCATCACCCGCCCCGACGGCGCCCGCCGCACGCTCACCCGCGACGCCCTGGACCAGCCCGCCACCATCACCGACTTCGACGGCACCTCCTGGCGGCTCACCTACGACGAGCGCGGCAACCTCACCGCCGACCCCCGCAACACCTACACCCACGACGAGCACGGCCACCTGACCACGGTCACGGACGCCCTCGGCCAGGTCACCACCATCGAGAACAACCCGGCCGGCCTGCCCATCGCCGTCACCGACCCGCTCGGCGCCGTCACCCGCTACGAGCGTGACGCCTTCGGCCGCATCACCGCGATCACCGACCCGCTCGGCGACCTCACCCGCCAGAGCTGGACGGTCGAGGGCAGACCAGCCGCCCGCACCCTGCCCGGCGGCGCCACGGAACGGTGGACCCACGACGCGGAAGGCAACCTGACCGGGCACACCGACCCGCTCGGCCGGATCACCCGCCTCGACATCGGCCCCTTCGACCTGCCCAAGGCCAGGACCACCCCGGACGGGGCCCGCACCGAGTTCACCTACGACACCGAGCTGCGCCTCACCCAGGTCACCAACCCGCTCGGCCTCACCTGGCACTACACCTACGACCCCGCGGGCGCCCGCACCGGCGAGACCGACTTCAACGACCGCACGCTCGCCTACCGCTTCGACGCCGCCGGCCGGCTCACCGAGCGGGTCAACGGCGCGGGCCAGACCACCCGCTACACCCGCGACGTGCTCGGCCAGGTGGTCGAGCAGCGCTCCGGCGACCGTGTCACCACCTTCGCCTACGACCTGGCAGGCCGGCTCGTCCAGGCCGCCAACCCCGAGACCGACCTGCGCCTCGTCCGCGACGACCTGGGCCGGATCACCGAGGAGATCTGCAACGGCCGATCCCTCGCCTCCGCCTACGACGCCACCGGCCGCCGGGTGCTGCGCCGCACGCCGTCCGGCGCCGAGAGCACCTGGCTGTACGACGAGGCCGGCCACCCGGCCGCCCTGCACACCGCGGGCCAGACCATGCGCTTCACCCACGACCCGGCGGGCCGGCAGACGTCCCTGAGCTTCGGCGCCGGCGTGTCGCTCACCCAGGACTGGGACCCCGACTCCCGCCTGCGCGACCAGACCCTGCGCACGGCGAAGGGCAGGGTGCTGCAGCGGCGCACGTACGCCTACGGCCCGGACGGCGGGCTCACCGGCCTCGACGACCTCCTGGCCGGACGGCGCCACTACGACCTCGATCCCGCCGGCCGGGTCACCACCCTGCACGGCCTCGACTGGACCGAGCGCTACACCTACGACGCGGCCGGCCAGATCACCGACGCCCGCTGGCCGTCATCGCCGGACGTCCAGGGCCCCCGCACGCACACCGGCACCCAGCTCCGCAGGGCGGGAAACGTCCGCTACGAGTACGACGCCCAGGGCCGCGTGGTCCTCCGCCGGCGCAAGGGCCTGTCCGCCAAGCCCCGGACCTGGCACTACACCTGGGACGCCGACGACCGCCTGACCGAACTCGTCACCCCCGACGGCAGCCGCTGGCGCTACGTCTACGACCCCCTCGGCCGCCGCGTCGCCAAGGAACGCCACGACGGCACGGACCGCGTCGACTTCACCTGGGACGGCTTCACCCTCGCCGAGCAGACCGCCGCCGGGCGGGCCACCGTCTGGGAGTGGGAGCCGGAGGCGGTCCGCCCACTCACCCAGACGGAGCGCGTCCTCGAGGCCGGCCAGGAGTGGATCGACCGCCAGTTCTACGCCATCACCACCGACCTGGCGGGCACCCCGGCCGAGCTCATCGACCCCGAAGGCACGCTCGCCTGGCGTGCCGGGCACACGCTGTGGGGCTTCGCCTCGCAGGTCATGTCGGCGGGGGCGCACTGCCCGCTGCGGTTCCCGGGCCAGTACGCGGACGAGGAGTCGGACCTCCACTACAACCTGTTCCGCTACTACGATCCGGCGAGCGGGCGCTACACCTCCAGCGACCCTCTGGGGTTGTCGGGCGGCTGGAACCCGTACGCGTACGTGGTCAACCCGGCGACCTGGCTCGACCCGCTGGGCCTCAGCCCGTATCCGGCCAGGGGCGAGATCAACCCCAACGAGGTCCGGTTCTCCCAGGACAGTGTGAGTCCTCGGTACAGGACGGGGCAGACCATCGAAGAAACCGCCGAAGCCCTGCGGAACGGCACGCTCAGCCCAGCGGACCTGCCGACCATTCGCCTCTTCGAGCGCGATGGCCACTTGTTCACGTTGGATCACCGCCGGCTCGTCGCCTTCCAGAAGGCCGGACTAGAGTCCGTGCCCTATCGGATGGCGACTCCCGAAGAGATCAGGGACGAGGTCGGACGCAAGTTCCAGACGCGGACGGAGGGCATCGGCATCCAGATCCGTGGCGGTGAATGGCACGGCCCCCGGCCGGCTGACTGA
- a CDS encoding DUF7660 family protein has protein sequence MNLYQQADQVVTRQDLARLIAAMAEAAESPESSNWENITLPQFLEALAAWTDGMDGYFRNQGMAEPEQPSWWLIAQMLTAATIYE, from the coding sequence GTGAATCTGTATCAACAGGCCGACCAAGTGGTGACTCGGCAAGACCTTGCCAGGCTCATCGCCGCCATGGCGGAGGCCGCCGAGTCGCCGGAGAGCTCGAACTGGGAGAACATCACGTTGCCGCAGTTTCTTGAGGCTCTGGCCGCCTGGACCGACGGCATGGACGGCTATTTCCGCAACCAGGGAATGGCCGAACCGGAGCAACCCTCATGGTGGCTGATCGCCCAGATGCTCACCGCGGCCACCATCTACGAATAG